One segment of Oscillospiraceae bacterium MB08-C2-2 DNA contains the following:
- a CDS encoding cupin domain-containing protein yields the protein MENEIVCNIKEAAEQVGVSPGTIRNWEKDGLFSAHRNSSNYRIYRFQDIEYLKKLKSYSIDQKLNIQAIKKLMETDLSFVYSGFPSESNSKSGDEISAFSIKKKELFEKWKGIRERRKLTLEDVSKATGISISYLSRIENMNANVSLEIINILADYYGETLTYFYETTAFAEEFMVREKERCQIESSLKGVCIESLINRKNTVMRPTIFTVLPKSGQTHFHSHRGEEFIFVLEGQVTVTLEDDKEYILHQNDSVSFPSLTKHKWQNTSNQICKLIWVHSPLNAT from the coding sequence ATGGAAAACGAAATTGTATGCAATATTAAGGAAGCCGCAGAGCAGGTTGGCGTAAGCCCCGGCACAATCCGGAACTGGGAAAAAGACGGCTTGTTTTCGGCCCATAGGAACAGCAGTAACTATCGGATTTACCGCTTTCAGGATATCGAATATTTAAAAAAGCTGAAAAGTTATTCCATTGATCAGAAGCTGAATATTCAAGCCATTAAAAAATTAATGGAAACGGATCTCAGCTTTGTTTATTCGGGGTTTCCTTCTGAGAGCAATTCCAAATCAGGAGACGAAATTTCGGCTTTCTCCATAAAGAAAAAAGAGCTTTTTGAAAAGTGGAAAGGGATCCGGGAGCGCCGCAAATTGACCTTGGAAGATGTCAGCAAGGCAACCGGCATCTCTATTTCCTATTTAAGCCGCATCGAAAATATGAATGCCAATGTATCGTTGGAAATCATTAACATACTGGCAGACTATTATGGCGAAACCTTGACCTATTTTTATGAAACAACTGCGTTTGCGGAAGAATTTATGGTCCGGGAAAAGGAACGCTGCCAGATTGAATCCAGTCTGAAAGGGGTTTGCATTGAATCCCTGATCAACCGAAAAAACACGGTGATGCGCCCCACCATTTTTACGGTATTGCCAAAATCGGGGCAAACCCATTTCCATAGTCACAGGGGAGAAGAGTTTATTTTTGTTCTTGAGGGACAGGTTACCGTTACCCTTGAGGACGATAAAGAATATATCCTCCACCAAAATGACTCGGTGAGCTTCCCCTCGCTTACCAAGCATAAATGGCAAAATACATCCAATCAAATATGCAAGCTGATTTGGGTACATTCGCCCCTTAATGCCACTTAA
- a CDS encoding HAMP domain-containing sensor histidine kinase: protein MAFTAVLWLLSLIIYLSDRCSKTNRWLAVSGLVFSLGTLKEVLFYDVLPQLMLTTRAPRLEIIAACVYSLMTSVLYHYVMPCLFVFALYFYEAHPILPKRFRLFKAVALCFPLILMLIFPPLRTRELQQTSLIFWYTVTVYNLTYGVLVTVLMIKSVLGEKWSASRREKRRISFVVLPPVWFWLITIFVIHSLRIQAFFKVWQGNTYLMGIILVFYLVAAFREGMMGIRLRGEPYKWDISKQEIDKGARYTSHILKNELTKIEWCMQYLTLQLNGDTPEELKIIGRSTEHLKQFVYKTQLYASDIVLDRKLCLAKEIIESSVHICREYGGPEIIFDVLCGEEMVLCDRDHLIEVLNNIIYNAIDAMNHCGTIAIVFKGDASRKYQALLIKDSGGGIPQEDLRRIFEPYFSTKTANKHFGLGLSYCFNVMKQHNGYIDIQSKIGEGAAFTLYFPKQRRSIWGAFYER, encoded by the coding sequence ATGGCATTTACAGCAGTCCTTTGGTTACTTTCTCTGATCATATATCTTTCGGACAGGTGCAGCAAAACAAACCGTTGGCTTGCTGTCAGCGGCCTTGTTTTCAGCTTGGGAACGTTGAAAGAGGTTCTGTTTTACGATGTTCTCCCACAGTTGATGCTCACAACACGTGCGCCCCGTCTCGAAATCATTGCCGCCTGTGTCTACAGTCTTATGACATCGGTGCTGTATCACTATGTCATGCCCTGTCTGTTTGTATTTGCGCTGTATTTTTATGAAGCGCATCCCATACTGCCCAAGCGCTTTCGGCTTTTTAAAGCTGTTGCGCTGTGCTTTCCGCTGATACTGATGCTGATCTTTCCACCGCTCAGAACACGGGAGCTTCAGCAAACAAGTTTGATATTCTGGTACACCGTCACTGTATATAATCTTACTTATGGTGTGCTGGTTACGGTTCTGATGATCAAATCGGTATTGGGTGAAAAATGGTCAGCCAGTCGGCGTGAAAAACGGCGCATCTCCTTTGTTGTGCTGCCGCCTGTATGGTTCTGGCTTATAACGATATTCGTTATTCATTCTTTGCGGATACAGGCATTTTTTAAAGTTTGGCAAGGGAACACCTATCTGATGGGTATCATCCTTGTATTCTATCTTGTAGCTGCTTTCCGCGAAGGAATGATGGGTATTCGCCTGAGGGGTGAACCCTACAAATGGGATATCTCCAAGCAGGAGATTGATAAGGGCGCACGGTATACAAGTCACATTTTAAAAAATGAATTGACTAAAATTGAATGGTGTATGCAGTACTTAACCTTGCAGCTAAACGGGGATACGCCGGAAGAACTGAAAATTATTGGCCGCTCTACCGAGCATTTAAAGCAGTTTGTTTATAAAACACAGCTGTATGCCAGTGATATTGTACTCGATCGAAAACTATGCCTGGCCAAAGAAATCATTGAAAGCTCTGTCCACATCTGTAGGGAGTACGGCGGGCCCGAAATAATCTTCGATGTTTTATGCGGTGAAGAAATGGTCCTGTGCGACAGGGACCATTTAATAGAAGTGCTGAATAATATTATCTACAACGCCATTGACGCCATGAATCACTGCGGAACCATTGCCATTGTTTTTAAAGGAGATGCCTCCCGTAAATATCAGGCACTTCTTATCAAAGATTCCGGGGGCGGTATCCCGCAGGAGGATCTGCGCAGAATATTCGAACCGTATTTCAGCACCAAAACAGCCAATAAGCATTTTGGACTTGGCCTATCCTACTGCTTCAATGTGATGAAGCAGCACAACGGCTATATTGATATACAAAGCAAGATTGGCGAGGGCGCTGCATTCACCTTGTATTTTCCCAAGCAGAGGCGCTCTATATGGGGGGCATTCTATGAGCGATAA
- a CDS encoding basic amino acid/polyamine antiporter — MFNIIKRIDNNRKIYYYCDEVHSSHHPNIVDSKGVLENYKKGLLALDGNSHSKKLGLVGLIAVSMGTTIGSGVFTLAGDMAANGANTGAVIVGWLVCGVGMVGLILSIFGLNRSKPEIVGGISTYAQAGWGDFVGFSTTYGYWISVVLCNVSYATLLFGSIGHFIPAFGNGNNLLSIISASIFFWLLCALVCSGIRNASFVNVVVTIAKVIPIFVFMVSIILLSKFKAEIFMENFWGNGTIPFIDQVRATSTVTVWAFIGIEASVALSEKAKKMRDVGKAVVTAFFGVLFLYILISILSMGVLSQEQLAALPNPSMGGIMREIVGDWGASLISLGVIISLIGAALGITIVSSHIPNTAAKQGTFLSVFAKENQSGSPVNSALISTGIVQIFLVITYFSASTYQFFYGISASMIMIPYFLSCLYYVVVVFKKDGDFSSLSQGQMLVQKCIAVLGSIYGLWLIYSAGLSRLMMTTILFSISVFLYVKHQKDCKKDVFQHKYDYALMAVFVVGAIISIIKMLIK; from the coding sequence TTGTTTAACATTATAAAACGTATTGACAACAATAGGAAAATATATTACTATTGTGATGAAGTTCATAGTAGTCATCATCCAAATATAGTCGATTCAAAAGGGGTTTTGGAAAACTATAAAAAGGGATTGTTGGCTTTGGATGGAAATAGTCATTCTAAGAAATTAGGTCTGGTTGGCCTCATCGCAGTTTCAATGGGTACGACAATTGGCAGCGGCGTATTTACATTAGCAGGAGATATGGCAGCAAATGGGGCCAATACCGGAGCCGTCATCGTTGGTTGGCTGGTTTGCGGTGTCGGAATGGTGGGACTTATTTTAAGCATTTTTGGCTTGAATCGTTCCAAACCGGAGATTGTAGGCGGCATTTCTACTTACGCCCAAGCGGGCTGGGGGGATTTTGTTGGGTTTTCGACGACATACGGATATTGGATTAGCGTTGTTTTATGCAATGTTTCGTATGCCACTCTCCTGTTCGGCTCAATAGGGCACTTCATTCCGGCTTTCGGTAATGGAAATAACCTGCTGTCCATTATCAGTGCATCGATTTTTTTCTGGCTTTTGTGCGCTCTTGTATGTTCGGGGATTCGAAATGCATCTTTTGTGAACGTTGTGGTAACGATTGCGAAAGTTATCCCCATTTTTGTTTTCATGGTTTCAATCATTCTTCTTTCTAAATTTAAGGCAGAGATTTTTATGGAGAATTTTTGGGGCAATGGAACCATCCCGTTTATTGATCAGGTGCGGGCAACCTCAACGGTTACCGTGTGGGCATTTATAGGCATAGAGGCTTCGGTTGCTTTATCCGAAAAAGCAAAAAAGATGAGGGATGTTGGCAAAGCTGTCGTCACAGCATTTTTTGGCGTTTTGTTTCTCTATATCCTCATCTCAATTCTCAGCATGGGTGTTTTAAGCCAGGAGCAGCTTGCAGCGCTTCCCAACCCTTCTATGGGTGGTATCATGCGGGAAATTGTCGGAGACTGGGGCGCTTCTCTGATCAGCCTGGGCGTGATTATCTCCTTAATCGGAGCCGCTTTGGGCATCACCATTGTTTCTTCGCATATCCCAAATACTGCGGCTAAACAAGGAACCTTCCTCTCGGTTTTCGCAAAGGAAAATCAAAGTGGCTCGCCTGTGAATAGCGCGCTGATTTCCACGGGTATTGTCCAAATATTTTTGGTTATAACCTATTTCAGCGCCTCTACCTACCAGTTCTTTTATGGAATATCGGCAAGTATGATTATGATTCCGTATTTTTTGAGCTGCTTGTATTATGTCGTTGTGGTTTTTAAGAAGGATGGAGATTTTTCATCCCTTTCCCAGGGGCAGATGCTTGTTCAAAAATGCATAGCCGTGTTAGGCAGCATTTATGGCTTATGGCTCATCTATTCCGCGGGGTTGTCACGCTTAATGATGACTACCATTCTGTTTTCCATTTCGGTTTTCCTCTATGTTAAACACCAGAAGGACTGCAAAAAGGATGTGTTCCAGCATAAATACGACTATGCACTCATGGCCGTCTTTGTGGTTGGCGCCATTATCTCCATTATTAAAATGCTCATAAAATAG
- a CDS encoding response regulator transcription factor produces MSDKIRFMLVEDDQDFIFLVRRLAECEPDLELVCCAGGREDALQLCSELQPDIVLMDLCLSTAGLEGIEISREICRRTDAAVIILTSHENPHIVVDSCVKSMASGYIFKSQFNIIAETIRKTLNGHTPQLYLINSLILAQLSPAERTVFDAIIDNDTYTLSSHKTIANQKTSIYKKLGIKNQGELLHLWLKRLR; encoded by the coding sequence ATGAGCGATAAAATCCGCTTCATGTTGGTGGAAGATGACCAAGACTTCATTTTCCTGGTTAGGCGCCTGGCCGAGTGTGAACCGGATCTTGAGCTGGTTTGCTGTGCCGGCGGCAGAGAGGATGCACTCCAGCTTTGCTCTGAGCTGCAGCCGGATATCGTATTGATGGATCTGTGTCTTTCAACCGCTGGATTGGAAGGCATTGAAATCTCGCGTGAAATATGTCGCCGGACAGACGCCGCAGTCATTATCTTGACATCCCATGAAAACCCGCACATCGTGGTGGATTCATGCGTAAAAAGCATGGCATCGGGTTATATTTTTAAAAGCCAGTTTAATATTATAGCGGAAACGATCCGTAAAACCCTAAATGGGCATACACCGCAGCTATATTTGATTAATTCACTGATATTGGCACAGCTTTCCCCCGCTGAGCGTACTGTATTTGATGCTATTATCGACAACGATACCTATACGCTCTCATCCCATAAAACGATTGCCAATCAAAAGACCAGTATCTACAAAAAACTCGGTATAAAAAATCAAGGAGAACTGCTGCATTTGTGGTTAAAGCGGTTACGATAA